Proteins encoded together in one Dehalococcoidia bacterium window:
- a CDS encoding XTP/dITP diphosphatase, translating to MTSRPRLLVATRNHGKLRELSDLLGSVPFELVSLADVGIEIDVEETGHTFEDNAVLKAETYRDLSSMLTLADDSGLEVDALGGEPGVRSARYAGPSATDADRIQLLLKNLQSTPEATWDAQFTCVIAIASPGEETRLFPGSCRGRIVREPRGEHGFGYDPVFLFPDLGLTMAELTPEQKNEVSHRALAVRKAANALASGTCLHA from the coding sequence TTGACATCCCGACCGAGACTGCTTGTCGCCACACGCAATCACGGCAAGCTTAGGGAGCTTTCAGACCTGCTCGGCAGCGTGCCGTTCGAACTCGTTTCACTTGCGGACGTGGGTATCGAGATCGACGTCGAAGAGACGGGCCACACGTTTGAGGACAACGCAGTGCTGAAGGCTGAGACCTATCGAGACCTCAGCAGCATGTTGACCCTGGCTGACGACTCCGGTCTGGAAGTCGATGCCCTCGGCGGCGAACCGGGTGTGCGCTCCGCAAGATATGCCGGCCCCAGCGCGACGGACGCCGACCGTATTCAGCTCCTGCTGAAGAACCTGCAGTCCACACCTGAGGCCACATGGGATGCACAGTTCACCTGTGTCATCGCCATCGCCTCTCCAGGCGAGGAGACGCGACTGTTCCCAGGATCATGCAGGGGCAGAATCGTTCGCGAACCCAGGGGCGAACACGGCTTTGGATACGACCCTGTTTTCCTGTTTCCCGACCTCGGTCTCACCATGGCCGAACTAACCCCGGAACAGAAGAACGAAGTCAGCCATCGCGCGCTGGCTGTCAGGAAAGCCGCCAATGCGCTC
- a CDS encoding CoA transferase, protein MAGALSGYRVLEFGDHPAVAVLGMLLADQGADVVKVESPDGDPLRGTPVFSVWNRGKKSVVAANDDCELMSSLVAGADAVVEGSHSGQSPYGIDGDSARDMRSDIVRLSLPGFGEGHPHAGTPGTELLISAATGVYTDRSKDASEGVSFLALPYASIFAAMVAAPALAAALYHRERTGEGQAVTVPLYDAMFTAMGSAVVSRPDVEPGPRATSPAIARFYRCGDGRWINLNAMYERSLRPVLDVLGHPEWFGPLTDSRLYDNLEEIEEWAARLQEPWLARPALEWESLMAEAGVPLTMCRTLREWMETDHAIASGAVLDVEDHEFGPMRQVGIQVRLSGTPGGVGIPAPRLGQHNETILAEAKREK, encoded by the coding sequence ATGGCAGGCGCGCTTTCAGGGTATCGAGTCCTGGAGTTTGGAGACCACCCGGCAGTGGCGGTACTGGGTATGCTGCTGGCTGACCAGGGAGCGGATGTGGTGAAGGTGGAGTCTCCAGATGGGGACCCTCTCAGGGGCACACCGGTGTTCTCAGTATGGAACCGGGGTAAGAAATCTGTGGTCGCGGCTAACGACGATTGCGAGCTTATGAGTAGCCTTGTGGCCGGAGCCGACGCAGTCGTAGAGGGGTCTCACTCGGGTCAGAGCCCGTACGGGATCGACGGTGATTCCGCACGCGACATGCGCTCCGACATCGTCCGTCTGTCGTTGCCGGGATTTGGCGAAGGCCATCCCCACGCGGGGACACCGGGGACGGAACTCCTGATTTCGGCTGCCACCGGCGTGTACACCGACAGGAGCAAGGACGCCTCCGAGGGCGTGAGCTTTCTAGCGCTTCCGTACGCGAGCATCTTTGCGGCCATGGTTGCCGCACCCGCGCTTGCGGCCGCACTGTATCACCGGGAGCGTACCGGCGAGGGTCAGGCCGTGACGGTGCCCCTGTACGACGCCATGTTCACTGCCATGGGATCGGCGGTCGTGAGCAGGCCCGACGTCGAGCCCGGTCCGCGGGCCACATCGCCGGCGATTGCGCGATTCTATCGCTGCGGTGATGGACGCTGGATCAACCTCAACGCGATGTACGAGCGCTCGCTGAGGCCGGTACTGGACGTCCTGGGACATCCTGAGTGGTTCGGGCCTCTGACGGACTCCCGTCTCTACGATAACCTGGAAGAGATTGAGGAGTGGGCGGCACGGTTACAGGAACCGTGGCTGGCGCGACCGGCACTTGAGTGGGAATCTCTGATGGCGGAGGCCGGCGTGCCTCTGACGATGTGCCGCACTCTACGCGAGTGGATGGAGACAGACCATGCCATAGCATCCGGCGCGGTGTTGGATGTCGAAGACCATGAATTCGGTCCGATGCGCCAGGTGGGAATCCAGGTGCGATTGAGTGGCACACCGGGAGGGGTGGGCATTCCAGCGCCGCGACTTGGACAGCACAACGAGACCATACTGGCTGAGGCGAAGAGAGAGAAGTGA
- a CDS encoding CoA transferase, whose protein sequence is MPGALDGIRVLDLCIILAGPTCGRTLSEYGADVIKVDPEHRVPALTPWLDVGRGKRSICLNITKDAGLEAFYKLADTSDVVLTGFRKGVAERLGIGYDQLSERNPRIVYAAINAFGQEGPWAMRPGFDQNAQAATGMQLRNGGDDGEPGPPPYTFNDYGTGIMAAYGVILALLERERTGRGQKVDTSLAYTASTFSSEYMIDYEGFEPDEISGPEAKGRGPFSRLYRTSDGWLALSAEKEDEQKRLLQLEPFGGISEGELSGGLETVFASNSTSDWMEMLSGAGVPATSHQGLNDVRSDSYARDAGLIISEQHKAFGAVEHAGTAQRLSKTPARVGTSPVFGGDTESVLTELGYTQEEIDSMRADGVIPEPQGLPLN, encoded by the coding sequence ATGCCTGGAGCTTTAGACGGAATCCGAGTCCTGGACCTGTGCATCATTCTCGCGGGGCCAACCTGCGGGAGGACGCTGTCCGAGTACGGCGCCGACGTAATCAAGGTCGACCCTGAGCACCGTGTCCCCGCGCTTACACCCTGGCTGGATGTTGGCCGGGGCAAGCGCAGCATCTGCCTGAACATTACCAAGGACGCAGGACTTGAAGCCTTCTACAAGCTGGCCGACACCTCCGACGTGGTGCTGACTGGGTTCAGAAAGGGCGTGGCTGAGCGCCTGGGGATCGGCTACGACCAGCTTAGTGAGCGCAACCCGAGGATCGTCTATGCCGCGATCAACGCATTCGGCCAGGAAGGTCCGTGGGCGATGCGTCCCGGTTTCGACCAGAACGCGCAGGCCGCGACCGGAATGCAACTGCGCAACGGCGGGGACGACGGCGAGCCCGGACCTCCTCCATACACGTTCAACGACTACGGCACCGGCATCATGGCTGCTTACGGTGTGATCCTCGCTCTGTTGGAGCGGGAGCGTACCGGCAGGGGACAGAAGGTCGACACATCTCTGGCGTACACGGCTTCGACATTCTCTTCGGAGTACATGATCGACTACGAGGGATTCGAGCCGGACGAGATTAGCGGTCCTGAGGCCAAGGGAAGAGGGCCATTCTCTCGCCTGTACCGGACGTCTGACGGGTGGCTTGCGCTATCGGCGGAGAAAGAGGACGAACAGAAGCGACTCCTACAGTTGGAGCCCTTTGGCGGGATTTCAGAGGGCGAGTTGTCAGGCGGATTGGAGACGGTGTTCGCGTCCAACTCAACGTCAGACTGGATGGAGATGCTGTCCGGGGCAGGCGTGCCTGCGACTTCCCATCAGGGCTTGAATGACGTGAGGTCGGACTCCTACGCGAGAGATGCCGGACTGATCATCTCCGAGCAGCACAAGGCGTTTGGAGCCGTCGAGCACGCCGGCACAGCACAGCGACTGAGCAAGACGCCCGCGCGTGTTGGAACGTCCCCTGTGT